In the Mycolicibacter sp. MU0102 genome, one interval contains:
- a CDS encoding segregation/condensation protein A codes for MNADTETADAPADSQGFKVRLTNFEGPFDLLLQLIFAHRLDVTEVALHQVTDDFIAYTRDVGAQLELEETTAFLVIAATLLDLKAARLLPAGQVDDEEDLALLEVRDLLFARLLQYRAFKHVAQMFAELEAAALRSYPRAVALEDGYANLLPEVMLGVDAESFAQIAAAAFTPRPVPVVGLEHLHQVMVSVPEQAGVVLRLLEARGTGQWASFTELVADCSMPIEIVGRFLALLELYRARAVAFEQSEPLGVLQVSWTGERPTNEDLVKAESAE; via the coding sequence TCGAGGGTCCGTTCGACCTGCTGCTGCAGCTGATCTTCGCGCACCGGCTCGACGTCACCGAGGTGGCGCTGCACCAGGTCACCGACGACTTCATCGCCTACACCCGTGACGTCGGCGCGCAGCTGGAGCTCGAAGAGACCACCGCCTTTCTGGTGATCGCCGCGACGCTGCTCGACCTCAAGGCGGCCCGGCTGCTGCCGGCCGGTCAGGTCGACGACGAAGAAGACCTGGCATTGCTCGAGGTCCGCGACCTGCTGTTTGCGCGGCTGCTGCAATACCGGGCGTTCAAGCACGTCGCGCAGATGTTCGCCGAGCTCGAGGCCGCCGCGTTGCGAAGCTACCCGCGCGCGGTTGCGCTCGAGGACGGGTACGCCAACCTGCTTCCCGAAGTGATGCTGGGTGTCGACGCCGAGTCTTTTGCCCAAATCGCGGCGGCCGCGTTCACCCCGCGTCCGGTCCCGGTGGTGGGCCTCGAACACCTGCATCAGGTGATGGTGTCGGTGCCCGAGCAGGCCGGTGTGGTGTTGCGGCTGTTGGAGGCCCGCGGCACGGGGCAGTGGGCTTCGTTCACCGAACTGGTCGCCGACTGCTCGATGCCGATCGAGATCGTCGGGCGCTTTCTGGCGCTGCTCGAACTGTATCGGGCCAGGGCGGTAGCATTTGAGCAGTCAGAACCACTTGGTGTGCTCCAGGTGTCGTGGACGGGGGAACGTCCCACCAATGAAGACCTGGTGAAAGCAGAATCGGCCGAGTAG
- the scpB gene encoding SMC-Scp complex subunit ScpB has translation MSDHMPDSEVAEDFEAPEAPEAADAVEDHDGAEESAGPLGSNLGIDVALAPELEDAELGSVLEALLLVVDTPVAVEALAAATDQPVYRITAKLRTMAEEFTQRDSGIDLREAGGGWRLYTRARFAPYVERLLLDGARSKLTRAALETLAVVAYRQPVTRARVSAVRGVNVDAVIRTLVARGLITEAGADADTGAVTFATTELFLERLGLSSLTDLPDIAPLLPDVDVIDEMSETLDSEPRFMKLGGAPAADQPLAFDVDHL, from the coding sequence ATGAGTGACCACATGCCCGACTCCGAAGTGGCGGAGGATTTCGAGGCACCTGAGGCACCTGAGGCTGCCGACGCGGTGGAAGACCACGACGGCGCGGAGGAATCCGCCGGCCCGTTGGGCTCCAATCTGGGGATCGACGTTGCCCTGGCACCCGAACTCGAGGATGCCGAGCTGGGATCGGTGCTCGAGGCCCTGCTGCTGGTGGTGGACACCCCGGTGGCCGTGGAGGCGCTGGCGGCCGCCACCGATCAACCGGTCTACCGGATCACCGCCAAGCTGCGGACGATGGCCGAGGAGTTCACGCAGCGCGACAGCGGCATCGACCTGCGTGAGGCCGGCGGCGGCTGGCGGCTGTACACCCGCGCCCGCTTCGCGCCGTACGTGGAGCGGCTGTTGCTCGACGGCGCCCGGTCCAAACTGACCCGCGCCGCGCTGGAGACGCTCGCCGTTGTCGCCTACCGCCAGCCCGTGACTCGGGCCCGCGTCAGCGCGGTGCGCGGCGTCAACGTCGATGCGGTGATCCGAACCCTGGTGGCGCGCGGCTTGATCACCGAGGCGGGGGCGGACGCCGACACCGGCGCGGTGACGTTCGCGACCACCGAGCTGTTCCTGGAGCGGCTCGGTCTGTCGTCTCTGACCGACCTGCCCGACATCGCCCCGCTGCTGCCCGATGTCGACGTGATTGATGAAATGAGCGAAACCCTGGACAGCGAACCGCGTTTCATGAAGCTTGGCGGTGCGCCGGCGGCCGACCAGCCGCTGGCCTTTGATGTGGATCACCTCTGA
- a CDS encoding pseudouridine synthase, protein MAWPDEEQDGVRLQKVLSQAGVASRRVAERMIRDGRVEVDGRVVTELGTRVDPAASVIRVDGARVTVDDTRVYLALNKPRGVHSTMSDDRGRPCIGDYVEHRVRGDAKLFHVGRLDADTEGLMLLTNDGELAHRLMHPSYQVPKTYIATVVGTIPRGLGKKLREGVELDDGPAKVDDFAVVDTVPGKSLVRVTLHEGRKRIVRRMLAAVGFPVQELVRTDIGSVELGEQRPGSIRALTRKEIGELYAAVGL, encoded by the coding sequence ATGGCGTGGCCGGACGAAGAACAAGACGGCGTGCGCCTGCAGAAGGTGCTGTCGCAGGCCGGGGTCGCTTCGCGGCGGGTCGCCGAGCGGATGATCCGTGACGGCCGGGTCGAGGTGGACGGTCGGGTGGTGACCGAACTGGGCACCAGAGTGGACCCTGCCGCCTCGGTGATCCGAGTCGACGGAGCCCGGGTGACCGTCGATGACACCCGGGTCTACCTGGCGCTGAACAAGCCACGTGGAGTGCATTCGACCATGTCGGACGACCGCGGCCGGCCGTGCATCGGCGACTACGTCGAACACCGAGTTCGCGGTGACGCCAAGCTGTTTCACGTCGGGCGCCTCGATGCCGACACCGAGGGCCTGATGCTGCTGACCAACGACGGCGAACTCGCGCACCGGCTGATGCACCCGTCGTATCAGGTACCCAAGACCTATATCGCCACCGTGGTGGGCACCATCCCCCGCGGTCTAGGCAAGAAGCTGCGCGAGGGTGTCGAACTCGACGACGGCCCGGCGAAGGTCGACGACTTCGCGGTGGTCGACACCGTGCCCGGCAAGTCGCTGGTGCGGGTCACGCTGCACGAAGGCCGCAAGCGGATCGTGCGGCGGATGTTGGCTGCGGTCGGATTTCCGGTCCAGGAGTTGGTGCGCACCGATATCGGCTCGGTGGAGCTGGGGGAGCAGCGTCCCGGCAGCATCCGGGCGTTGACCCGCAAGGAAATCGGCGAGCTCTATGCGGCGGTGGGCCTGTGA
- the cmk gene encoding (d)CMP kinase has product MSAGGAAVVAIDGPAGTGKSTVARGLAAALGSSYLDTGAMYRVVTLAVLRSGVALDDIDGIGAVAQGVEVSVDSQPEGDRAFLGDEDVSREIRGDEVTSAVSAVAAVPAVRTRMVALQQQLAAQGGGVVVEGRDVGTVVLPDADVKIFLTASAETRAQRRNDQNIAAGLRDDYAGVLADVLRRDELDSTRAVSPLRPADDAVIVDTGDMTQEQVIDHLRDLVEQHCGAIR; this is encoded by the coding sequence GTGAGTGCGGGCGGCGCGGCAGTCGTCGCCATCGACGGGCCGGCCGGAACCGGAAAGTCCACCGTCGCAAGGGGATTGGCGGCGGCGCTGGGTTCGAGCTATCTGGACACCGGCGCGATGTACCGGGTCGTGACGCTGGCGGTACTGCGCTCTGGCGTCGCGCTTGATGACATCGACGGCATCGGCGCGGTCGCCCAGGGCGTCGAGGTCTCGGTGGACTCCCAACCCGAGGGAGACCGCGCTTTTCTTGGCGACGAGGATGTTTCGCGAGAGATCCGCGGCGACGAGGTGACCAGCGCGGTATCGGCGGTGGCCGCGGTTCCCGCGGTGCGCACCCGGATGGTCGCGCTGCAGCAGCAGTTGGCCGCCCAAGGCGGCGGCGTGGTGGTGGAAGGCCGCGACGTGGGCACCGTGGTGCTGCCCGACGCCGACGTGAAGATCTTCCTGACCGCTTCGGCCGAGACCCGGGCCCAGCGGCGCAATGACCAGAACATCGCAGCGGGGCTGCGCGACGATTACGCCGGCGTGCTGGCTGACGTGTTGCGCCGCGACGAGTTGGATTCCACGAGGGCGGTATCGCCGTTGCGGCCCGCCGACGACGCGGTGATCGTGGACACCGGAGACATGACCCAGGAGCAGGTGATCGACCATCTGCGTGACCTGGTTGAGCAGCATTGCGGGGCGATCCGATGA
- the der gene encoding ribosome biogenesis GTPase Der has protein sequence MSDGTWVDESDWEIGEDGGFDDLVEDSGPPPVVAVVGRPNVGKSTLVNRILGRREAVVQDLPGVTRDRVSYDALWTGRRFVVQDTGGWEPDAKGLQQLVAEQAAVAMRTADAVILVVDTVVGATAGDEAAARILRRSGKPVFLAANKVDSDRAEADAAALWSLGLGEPFTVSALHGRGVADLLDEVIAKLPEVAETAGGGGGPRRVALVGKPNVGKSSLLNRLAGDERSVVHDVAGTTVDPVDSLIEMDGKIWRFVDTAGLRRKVGQASGHEFYASVRTHGAIDAAEVVIVLVDSSLPLTEQDQRVISMVVEAGRAVVLAYNKWDLVDEDRRYVLDKEIDRDMARLAWAPRVNISAKTGRAVQKLVPALETSLASWDKRISTGQLNNWLKEVVAATPPPARGGRAPRILFATQATSRPPTFVLFSSGFLEAGYRRFLERRLRETFGFEGSPIRINVRVREKRGPKRSR, from the coding sequence ATGAGTGACGGAACCTGGGTCGACGAAAGCGACTGGGAGATCGGCGAAGACGGCGGTTTCGACGATCTCGTCGAAGACTCCGGTCCGCCGCCGGTGGTGGCCGTGGTGGGCCGGCCCAACGTCGGCAAGTCGACGTTGGTCAACCGGATCCTGGGCCGGCGTGAAGCGGTGGTGCAGGACCTGCCCGGGGTGACCCGTGACCGGGTGTCCTACGACGCGCTGTGGACCGGCCGGCGCTTCGTGGTGCAGGACACCGGCGGCTGGGAACCCGACGCCAAGGGCCTGCAGCAGTTGGTGGCCGAGCAGGCCGCGGTGGCGATGCGTACCGCCGACGCGGTGATCCTGGTGGTGGACACGGTGGTCGGCGCCACCGCCGGCGACGAGGCCGCCGCGCGGATTCTGCGCCGGTCCGGCAAGCCGGTGTTCTTGGCCGCCAACAAGGTTGACAGTGATCGGGCCGAGGCCGATGCGGCGGCACTGTGGTCGCTGGGGCTGGGCGAGCCGTTCACGGTCAGTGCGCTGCACGGCCGCGGCGTGGCCGACCTGCTGGATGAGGTGATCGCCAAGCTGCCCGAGGTGGCCGAAACCGCCGGCGGCGGAGGCGGTCCACGACGGGTGGCGTTGGTCGGCAAGCCCAACGTGGGCAAGAGTTCGCTGCTGAACCGGTTGGCCGGCGATGAGCGGTCGGTGGTGCACGACGTGGCCGGCACGACCGTCGACCCGGTCGACTCGCTGATCGAGATGGACGGCAAGATCTGGCGTTTCGTCGACACCGCCGGGCTGCGCCGCAAGGTGGGGCAGGCCAGCGGGCACGAGTTCTACGCCTCGGTGCGCACTCACGGGGCAATCGACGCCGCCGAAGTGGTGATCGTGCTGGTCGATTCGTCGTTGCCGCTGACCGAGCAGGATCAGCGGGTGATCTCGATGGTGGTCGAGGCGGGCCGGGCGGTGGTGCTGGCCTACAACAAGTGGGATCTGGTCGATGAGGACCGGCGTTACGTGCTGGACAAAGAGATCGATCGGGACATGGCCCGGCTGGCGTGGGCGCCGCGGGTGAACATTTCGGCGAAAACCGGTCGCGCGGTGCAGAAGTTGGTGCCGGCGCTGGAGACCTCGCTGGCCTCCTGGGACAAGCGGATCTCCACCGGTCAGCTCAACAACTGGCTCAAAGAGGTGGTTGCCGCGACCCCGCCGCCGGCGCGCGGCGGCCGCGCGCCGCGCATCCTGTTCGCCACCCAGGCGACGTCGCGTCCGCCGACGTTCGTGTTGTTCAGCTCGGGATTCCTGGAGGCCGGTTACCGCCGGTTCCTGGAGCGGCGACTGCGCGAGACGTTCGGATTCGAAGGCAGCCCGATCCGCATCAATGTGCGAGTGCGAGAAAAGCGTGGCCCCAAGCGTTCTCGCTGA
- a CDS encoding sulfite exporter TauE/SafE family protein produces the protein MSVSQMVLILLAGVGAGAINALVGSGTLITFPTLVTLGFAPLTATISNAIGLVAGGISSTWAYRRELRGQWDRLRWQIPGSLLGAVLGAYLLLHLPESVFNRIVPALLVGALALVVIGPKIQAVAQRRAAAEGRSTDQLSGGRLTALVVGTFVVGVYGGYFAAAQGILLVGVMGVLLPESMQRMNAAKNLLVLIVNVVAAVAYIVTAFDRISWPAAGLIAVGSLIGGYLGGHYGRRLSPNALRVVILVVGLIGLYRLLSV, from the coding sequence ATGTCGGTATCGCAGATGGTGTTGATCCTGCTGGCAGGGGTGGGCGCCGGGGCGATCAATGCCCTGGTCGGCTCGGGGACACTGATCACCTTCCCGACCCTGGTGACGCTGGGATTTGCCCCGCTTACCGCGACGATCTCCAATGCGATCGGCCTGGTGGCCGGCGGCATCTCCAGCACCTGGGCCTACCGCCGCGAACTGCGCGGTCAGTGGGATCGGCTGCGCTGGCAGATACCGGGATCGCTGCTGGGCGCGGTGCTCGGCGCGTATCTGCTGCTGCACCTGCCCGAGAGCGTGTTCAACCGAATCGTGCCGGCCCTGTTGGTCGGCGCCCTGGCGTTGGTGGTGATCGGGCCGAAGATCCAGGCCGTGGCGCAGCGCCGCGCGGCGGCCGAGGGCCGCTCGACCGACCAGCTCAGCGGTGGCCGGCTGACGGCATTGGTGGTCGGCACCTTCGTCGTCGGTGTGTACGGCGGTTATTTCGCTGCGGCCCAAGGAATTCTGCTGGTCGGTGTGATGGGGGTGCTGCTGCCCGAGTCGATGCAGCGGATGAACGCCGCGAAGAACCTGCTGGTGTTGATCGTCAACGTGGTCGCCGCCGTGGCCTACATCGTGACGGCGTTCGACCGGATCAGTTGGCCGGCAGCCGGATTGATCGCCGTCGGTTCGCTGATCGGGGGATATCTGGGCGGTCACTATGGGCGCCGGTTGTCCCCGAACGCGCTGCGCGTGGTGATCCTGGTGGTCGGTCTGATCGGGCTGTATCGGCTGTTGTCGGTCTAG